A segment of the Marinomonas posidonica IVIA-Po-181 genome:
CATGCGTCGTTTTTTAACCTTAGAAAAAGGCGACACACCAAACAAAGGGGCTGAGATACTTGAAAATATCATTGCCACGGATAATCCAAATGGTTACGCACCGGGTAGCCGCACACACTGGGCGGCTGATCAGAACCTCAGTGTCATGAAGGACGTGAAGAAGGTTGATGTTTTATTTTGGGTCTCCGACGGCGCGTTTGATATGCGTAGCCAGCGAATTCTCCGAGCCTTTGTCAAGCTGTTAAAAGCGGCCAAAGTGGATGTGGCGATATTGGGAGACGAAGAAAGAGACAGTGGCGATGTTGCGCGCCGACTTGGTGATGATGCGACCTTTCAGAGTTTGGCGAAACGTAATCTAGCAACCTTATCTCAATATGAATTCAATACCATAGTCACGACTGACCCTCATGCATTTCATTGTTTGCGCAATGAATATCAGGATTTTGATGAACAAGGCGCACTGCAAGAGGTTGAGGTGTTGCATCATACGACCTTTTTAAATCGCCTTATGGAGCAAGGCAAATTGTCTGTGGCGGAATTTATGGGCGGTAAAGTTACCTATCATGACCCTTGTTATTTAGGTCGGTATAACGGTGAGTATGAATCGCCTCGTGCTTTGCTGTCGGGGTTAGGGATTGAGGTTGCGGAAATGGAGCGCTCAGGTTATCGCTCACGCTGTTGCGGTGGCGGTGGCGGAGCGCCCATTACGGATATTCCAGGTGAGCGTCGTATTGCGGATATGCGCATGGAAGAGGTTGTTGCCACGGGGGCTGAGTTGGTGGCGGTGGGTTGTCAACAATGCACGGCCATGTTGGAAGGGGTGGTCGAGCCTCGTCCTCAGGTGCGTGATATTGCTGAAATCATGGCGGATCAGTTAGTGGAGGGCGCGGCATGAGTCAGTATCACGAGATTCTTCGACGCGACCCAAGAGCGGAAAGAATTGCTCGAAATCGTTTGCATCCATTACATCAAGCTGTGTTACAAGCGTCCGCGGTTGAGCAACGTGGCCCTACTGGTTTATTACGTAAAAACCCACATGGTCAAGGGTTTATTGGACCGAATGGGATTAAGCGTATCGATCGCTTAGCTGGCAACCCAAATACTGGCGTTCAGGCGAAGCGAGCGACAGCAAGCGCTAAAGACGTCTTGTTGCCGCTTCATCAAGTGGTGGACGAAAATGCCTACATCATGGTGGTGCCTGACATGGTTGGTGGGCGTTTAACCTCCCATGATAAAGACATTTTAGGCTTGGCTCATGATCTAGCGGCTGAACGTAAAGCGATGGACGCTGATGAACGATTGGCCGTGGTGGTGGTTTGTTTTGGTGAGAGCAAAGAATCGCAGTTTGATCTGGCTGGGGTTGATCGTTTAGTGCATTTAGACGCGCAACAGTACGAGGGATTTGCGCCCGAAGCCAAGTTGTCGGCTTTGCTTCAATTGGAGAAGCAATATCACCCTAAACATTGGTTATTTCCAGACAGTGTCAATGGCGGCATGGATCTGGCGTCACGTTTGGCGGTCACCTTGGGGGAAAGGCCAGCGACTCAAGCTTGGCAAGTCAGTCATCAACAAACGGTTTGTCGAGCGGCATCGGCCAGCCAAGACATTCATCGTTCGACACCCCGTATTTTAATGTTATTAGAGGAATGTGGTGCGCCAATTGACGAAACACGTCACGAAGTATTGCCCTTGTCAGTAGACGGCATTTCAGCGTCCGAATGTCATGTGTCTGATCAAGGCTTGATGACAGTTGACCCTAATGCCGTGCCTTTGGCCGAAGCCGAGTTCATTTTATCGGCAGGTAACGGCATTCATAACTGGCAACAGTTCCATGATTGCGCTGCCATGTTAGGGGCCACGGAAGGGGCCAGTCGTGTGGCGGTGGATGATGGTTTTATGCCGAGAGCGCGACAAGTCGGTGCGTCTGGGACTTGGGTGACGGCGCGAGTGTATCTGGCGGTCGGAATATCAGGTGCCATCCAGCACATGCAGGGTATTGGCCAGTGCGACAAAATCGTAGCCATTAATACGGATGCGGGTTGTGACATGATAA
Coding sequences within it:
- a CDS encoding electron transfer flavoprotein subunit alpha/FixB family protein gives rise to the protein MSQYHEILRRDPRAERIARNRLHPLHQAVLQASAVEQRGPTGLLRKNPHGQGFIGPNGIKRIDRLAGNPNTGVQAKRATASAKDVLLPLHQVVDENAYIMVVPDMVGGRLTSHDKDILGLAHDLAAERKAMDADERLAVVVVCFGESKESQFDLAGVDRLVHLDAQQYEGFAPEAKLSALLQLEKQYHPKHWLFPDSVNGGMDLASRLAVTLGERPATQAWQVSHQQTVCRAASASQDIHRSTPRILMLLEECGAPIDETRHEVLPLSVDGISASECHVSDQGLMTVDPNAVPLAEAEFILSAGNGIHNWQQFHDCAAMLGATEGASRVAVDDGFMPRARQVGASGTWVTARVYLAVGISGAIQHMQGIGQCDKIVAINTDAGCDMIKRADLAVIGDSEELLAELIRLAQVRTGKVLTTEIPSPNEETSHVA